One window of Schistocerca cancellata isolate TAMUIC-IGC-003103 chromosome 9, iqSchCanc2.1, whole genome shotgun sequence genomic DNA carries:
- the LOC126101367 gene encoding tyrosine-protein phosphatase non-receptor type 7-like: protein MRLRRVAARHFRRSAWRTAPSSARRVRLIAVTSSPTGTRADLAPALLAPSPGAPTSANSVVPRAKKGECAGGRPVVLAEDNVVAIGSEGDARGGGGDLLFRQLMASAPIPASVQHDHQHYQYRFLDEDGTALPVATVTSAAENVSSEEALDGPTATLSTSARRSVGTDEGTGSGRPRPTGVEVAALGGSWRPEWQLPFFVILFAAVGFLAITFVVLLWLKNQMLSSQGGSGRASPGIKSGAPTGDGDSTGAGGRWVFHPVLQPPSPLEAHVQQAEEKKASLPPTPTPTPEPVTITKPAVPPAPASDPATPVRRCVGSGGRIKGLLERRGSSASLTIELHPSSHGRTDGHVPVVTPTRECTTDEFLLSAGNVLSRRQLRASLRDVRALHREFWELPSNHPERAYVAGSGTKNRYRSILPNERTRVCLPPASPLADPLTTYINANYVRGFDSEEKAYIATQGPLPHTVSDFWLMVWSEGSTVIVMITKLWEKGRPKCERYFPEDEADEPSVYGDIEVRITATCPRDGYTLRELIVTRGDETRRILHLWYDTWPDHATPSSAQALVAMASEVAEYRQVGSGDPPVVVHCSAGIGRTGCFIAVAVGMAQLLHNDNVDILGIVCQMRYDRGGMIQTAEQYEFVHRALCLFEGSLPDQSGE, encoded by the exons GTGAGTGCGCAGGGGGCCGGCCAGTTGTTTTGGCAGAAGATAATGTAGTCGCAATAGGAAGTGAGGGCGATGCACGTGGGGGAGGCGGGGACCTGCTGTTCAGGCAGCTAATGGCCTCCGCCCCAATCCCAGCATCAGTGCAGCACGACCACCAGCACTACCAGTATCGGTTTCTGGATGAAGACGGCACCGCCTTGCCTGTGGCAACTGTCACATCAGCTGCTG aaaATGTTTCATCAGAGGAAGCCCTTGATGGCCCCACTGCCACATTGTCAACATCAGCTCGGCGCTCTGTGGGCACAGATGAAGGGACTGGCAGTGGACGTCCCCGTCCCACAGGTGTGGAGGTGGCAGCCTTGGGTGGCAGTTGGCGGCCTGAATGGCAACTGCCATTCTTTGTCATCTTATTTGCTGCTGTTGGATTTCTTGCCATCACATTTGTG GTCCTGCTGTGGTTGAAGAATCAGATGCTATCCTCCCAGGGTGGAAGTGGCCGTGCGAGCCCTGGTATAAAGTCTGGGGCACCGACTGGTGATGGTGACAGTACTGGTGCTGGCGGTCGTTGGGTATTCCACCCGGTGTTGCAGCCTCCTTCCCCACTGGAGGCACATGTACAGCAAGCTGAAGAGAAAAAGGCATCTCTGCCTCCTACCCCAACTCCAACACCAGAACCTGTCACCATCACAAAACCTGCCGTGCCGCCAGCTCCTGCCTCCGACCCTGCCACTCCTGTGCGCCGATGTGTTGGGTCTGGTGGTCGTATCAAGGGTCTTTTGGAAAGACGTGGTTCAAGTGCCAGTCTCACTATAGAGCTACATCCATCATCACACGGACGCACTGATGGACACGTGCCTGTTGTTACACCTACTCGAGAATG CACAACTGACGAATTTCTTCTTTCTGCTGGCAATGTACTCTCTCGACGGCAGCTTCGAGCTTCTCTCCGTGATGTAAGAGCATTGCATCGGGAATTTTGGGAGCTCCCAAGCAACCATCCAGAACGTGCCTATGTGGCTGGCAGTGGCACAAAAAACCGTTACCGCTCCATCTTGCCCAATGAACGTACAAGAGTTTGTTTACCACCTGCCTCACCCCTTGCAGATCCTCTCACCACTTACATCAATGCCAACTATGTTCGA ggCTTTGACAGTGAAGAGAAGGCGTATATTGCAACACAGGGTCCTCTTCCACATACCGTCTCAGATTTCTGGCTTATGGTGTGGTCGGAGGGAAGTACTGTCATAGTAATGATTACAAAACTGTGGGAGAAAGGCCGTCCCAAGTGTGAGCGGTATTTTCCAGAAGATGAAGCTGACGAACCTTCTGTATATGGTGACATTGAAGTCCGTATTACTGCTACATGTCCTCGTGATGGGTACACACTGAGGGAGCTCATTGTTACA CGTGGTGATGAGACAAGACGAATTTTGCACTTATGGTATGACACTTGGCCAGATCATGCAACCCCCTCTAGTGCTCAGGCACTGGTTGCTATGGCAAGTGAGGTTGCCGAGTATCGCCAAGTCGGCTCAGGAGATCCTCCTGTCGTGGTACACTGCAGTGCAGGAATTGGCCGCACTGGATGCTTCATTGCAGTTGCCGTTGGCATGGCACAACTGCTGCACAATGATAATGTTGACATCCTGGGTATCGTGTGCCAGATGCGATACGACAG GGGTGGTATGATACAGACTGCAGAACAATACGAGTTTGTACACAGGGCTTTGTGCCTGTTTGAGGGATCTCTCCCTGACCAGTCTGGCGAATGA